From Pantoea sp. Ep11b, the proteins below share one genomic window:
- the yfcD gene encoding NUDIX hydrolase YfcD, with protein MVDQTAGDGIEWVDIVNEENEVVAQATRAQMRAQCLRHRATYIVVHDGMGRILVQRRTEIKDFMPGKLDATAGGVVQSGEDMLESARREAEEELGIAAVPFAEHGKFYFEDQHCRVWGGLFSCVSHGPFAMQESEVDEIIWMTPDEITARCDEFTDDSLKALSLWMSRNGDNRA; from the coding sequence ATGGTGGATCAAACCGCGGGTGACGGCATCGAGTGGGTCGATATCGTTAACGAAGAGAATGAAGTCGTTGCTCAGGCGACACGCGCGCAGATGCGTGCTCAGTGTCTGCGTCATCGTGCCACCTATATCGTGGTTCATGACGGCATGGGCAGGATTCTGGTGCAGCGCCGCACTGAGATAAAAGATTTTATGCCGGGCAAGCTGGATGCGACCGCAGGCGGCGTAGTGCAGAGCGGTGAAGATATGCTTGAATCTGCGCGCCGTGAAGCAGAAGAGGAGCTGGGGATTGCCGCGGTGCCGTTTGCTGAGCATGGCAAATTCTACTTCGAAGATCAGCACTGCCGCGTCTGGGGCGGTCTCTTCAGCTGCGTCTCGCATGGGCCTTTCGCCATGCAGGAGTCGGAAGTCGATGAGATTATCTGGATGACGCCCGATGAGATCACTGCGCGCTGTGACGAGTTCACTGACGATTCGCTGAAAGCGCTGTCACTCTGGATGAGCCGCAACGGCGATAACCGCGCCTGA
- the yfcF gene encoding glutathione transferase, whose protein sequence is MNYPPITLWSDSSFFSPYAMSAYVALSEKGIPFQLKRVDLSQNQQYAEAYRALSLTCRVPTLQIDTFLLSESSAITEYLEERFPAPEFERLYPRDREKRARAREIQAWLRSDFLWIRQERPTEVLFAGERFAPLTASAQQAVDKLIIAVERLLPDGQQNLFGEWSIADTDLAVMLNRLVLHGDPLPARLRHYAEFQWQRASVQLWLAESGKNR, encoded by the coding sequence ATGAATTATCCGCCCATCACCCTGTGGTCCGATTCATCATTTTTCAGTCCTTACGCCATGTCGGCCTATGTTGCTCTCTCCGAAAAAGGGATCCCCTTTCAGCTTAAACGCGTCGATTTGTCTCAGAATCAGCAATATGCCGAGGCGTACCGCGCGCTGTCGCTGACCTGCCGGGTTCCGACCCTGCAAATCGATACTTTTCTGTTAAGCGAATCTTCGGCAATTACCGAATATCTCGAAGAGCGGTTCCCGGCACCCGAATTTGAACGCCTGTATCCCCGTGACCGGGAGAAGCGCGCCCGCGCCCGGGAAATCCAGGCCTGGCTGCGCAGCGATTTTCTCTGGATCCGTCAGGAGCGACCGACCGAGGTGCTGTTTGCCGGAGAACGCTTTGCGCCGCTGACGGCCTCTGCGCAGCAGGCGGTGGATAAACTGATTATCGCGGTCGAGCGCCTGCTGCCGGACGGGCAGCAGAACCTGTTTGGCGAGTGGTCCATTGCCGATACCGATCTGGCGGTGATGCTTAACCGGCTGGTCCTGCATGGCGACCCCTTGCCCGCTCGTCTTCGGCATTATGCTGAGTTTCAGTGGCAGCGAGCCTCGGTACAGCTGTGGTTAGCAGAAAGTGGTAAAAATCGGTAA